The genomic interval ATAGGAGTGAGTCGTTACTCAGTGATTTAAATAAGCTTCCCAACCATTGTTTTGTAGCCTTTGGGCTTTTGTCAAGACATCGTCCCTTGTGTCTTCTTGATACTGACTCATTCTGCCAACAAGTGTGGCACATCAATAAATCCGTGTAAACATGGCAAAATTAGAATTCACTATGTTTCAAGCCTCAGCACATTGAGGACCCTACCTTGCCAATAAATCAGCATCACCAACTCCCAACATCCGTACTGCAAGCAATCCTGCATTAGTAGCATTGTTTACTGCAACTGTCGCAACTGGGACACCCCTTGGCATCTGCAtcattaaaagataaataaacaTCCAGCATTCAGAAAATGTAATGCCAAGGACAAGTTTGAGAATTGAGAGTACCTGCACTATTGACAGGAGTGAATCTATTCCATCCAATGTAGAAGCCCGGACTGGGACACCAATAACAGGTAACGGTGTGAGTGCAGCTACCATACCTATAATGCAGATAACAGACCTTATTTAGGTCATTGAGACCACTGATGCATATTGGAGAATGATGTTAAATCatagtttttatatataactAGCCTGGTAAGTGAGCTGCACCACCAGCGCCAGCAATGATAACCTGAATTCCTCGCTCCCGAGCAGAGGAGGCATAAGAAAACATCAGTTCAGGGGTTCGGTGCGCTGAGACTATTCTAACCtgcaaataattaatcaaatgaaatcaaagtgGAAATACAGCATTTAAAATGAGAATTCTAAGCTATAAAAAGGCTACCTCACAAGACACACCAAACATATCTAAGATTCTTGCAGCATCCTTCATTACTGGAAGATCTGAATCAGATCCCATTATAATCCCAACACGTGGTGAAACTGCATTTAGCAAAAAAGAGAGCAACGTGTAGTATATGTCAATAAAACCAACCTACAACATTTTGAAATCTCCATGCATTTCAGTTTCAATTATGTCTTGTGGATACTTACTGACTGGACCTTCCATTAGATTTGCATTCCATAACAATAACAAAAACAGAAAACTAACAACAAAGGGCAACCATCAGCTCTAGGCCAACTCACCTTCATTCTGATTTTCAGACACTTCTTCCTTCAGCATTGAATTCAGTCGTGCTTCCACAACACCCATAGAAGGGCCAACAAGAGTTATatgacccatctttctttgctttcGCATTTCTGGCAAAATCATCATGACAGCCAATTAATATGACAATATGTATATGAGAGAGAGACAGACAGAGACAGAGGGAAGAATGACCCTGAAAAACTTGAAGCAGAACTAACCTGGCTTATCATACCAATGAACAGTAGCCCCTGGAATCTCCAGTGCCCTTGCTATCAGTTGATGAGCCATTTTGAAACCAGGTTCCCcctgaaaacataaaatttttcatataacaaagaatttaattaactattccACTACCCACAAGCACAAGGAAAACAGCAAAACTTGATGAATCACACTCATGTATAAAgttctttaaatttatcacAAGAAAGGAAATCACCTCATCCTCACCCAGAAGATTGTACATGATAGCAGCTGGAGTTTTCATGGATGGATCACCAAGAGGAAGACCAACAACAGCCCGTAAATGTTGTTCAAATTGTGATGTATAGCAGGACTCAATTGTGTGATGACCACTATTATGAGGTCTGGGAGCTACTTCATTTAGAAGAATCTAGTTGAAATAAAGAATAGGTCAGTCAAAGGCAGAAATTGCTGAATAGTTGGCCATCTACAAGTGGAATAAGAAAAAGTTAATGAAGATAGCAGATCTGCACCTGGCCATCCTTCGTCAAAAACAACTCCACTGCAAAGACACCAGCACCTTCTAATGAACTAATAGCTTTATATGCAACATCATTTGCAAGTTTCCTGATCTTCCATGGCACATCAGCAGGTGCCTTAACGATGTGACATATGTTTTCCCTATAAGAACCCAAAAATCCCCAATCACATTTAAGGACTTGTGGAGCTACTCGTATATTAATAACATTTACATAgcaaatttatcataaatggAATTCagatgaagagaaaaagaaaggccTATGACTACTGACAACTAAGAACTGAATGTCTTACTTGTGAATAGTTTCAACAACTGGATAGCACAAGATAGAGTTGTCTCTTCCTCTAGCTACAATAACTGCCAACTCCTAAAATAATTATCAGGTTAATTCAGAAACATATctatttaaaatcaataataatcaTCTATATGTATCATAATCAGGCAGTTTGGAATATATAACACTGTCACAGTGCAAACAAAAGCATGAAGctgacaaaaataaataaatggaaaGATCATGaagtaaaatatattataaaaaaatcaatagtATATTCTAGACATCTACCTTTACAAAAGGAGCCCATTTCTCAACATACAAACCACGACCAAATCCACCAAGAGCTGcagtaaaaatgaaaaaaatcttcaaaatgAAACAATGAAAGTAAGCATTTACGCTCCAAGTTACAAAATGGACTTCaagtaattaaatttcaaacaCAGAAAGAAGAACAAGGAACTGGATTTAGGTtaaattagatatttttaaacagaagaaaagaaaacatgacAACTTCTCCAGTCTGAAAGTGATCACCACCACATGATCATCTACATCAAACTAAAAGGACACTTCTTTTAAAGATTGATAcagtcaaatatatatatatattgcagcTGAGATTAGGTGAAAGAGGTTTGGAATGGTCAGGGAAACTAAGCAGCCACAGCCAACATCTTTTACACATATTTAGAGAAACCTtatgatttcaaaaaaaagaaaaggaagccACTATGAATATAAGGAAGGGCTAAAAAGCTATAATAATATCCTTTTTAATACCAACTCCCTTACCAGATACGGCAGAAGGAAGCTCCTCTTCACTCTTCGCAACAGCATTTCCACGCCCATCATAAGCTAACCTCTTGCTCTTTATCATAAGAGGATAGCCAAATAGGTCACCTGCTCTCTTGGCTCCTTCAAGATCATCAATCTGTTTTATCCATACATAGAAACCAATAAatccaaataattttaaacaagTTTGGactttcaaaacaataatgtAAACTAAATAGCTAGCcttaaaatccttaaaaaaagTAGACTACCTCCATAAACTCAGGAAGTGGAATGGCATGCTGAGAAAAATGAACTTTCTGGAGATATTTATCCTGTAAGATAGAAAGAATGCTTCCAGCTTGATAAATTCATCATGTAAGGTATAAATATGTGCGATATAGAACAAACAATAAGAATAACTTAACATCCATTCAAGTGTCAAAAGAAGATGAAAATGATGCAATTTATTATAGACATTTTTAAAGCTTCATGAGAAAACAATTCCAAATAAACAAGCCTATTTAGGATATTACTTGGATAATTCGAATGGTAGAAGCTCTAGGTTCGCAATCCACTCCTTGTTGCTCAAGCCTCTCTAGAGTGGCAACATCCACATGTTCAATTTCAACCGTCAAAACTCCACATCTAACTACCAAGAAACAGATTACGAATGTAAATAATTCATTATCAACAAACAAAGACAACAAAAGTTCAGTATCAAATTTGGACCTTTTTGCAAATTCTTGAACAGTAGCGCTGTCATCGAAGCTCCCAACCATATGATCATAAGCGAGGGCACTAGCTGGGCAATTCTCTGAAGGGTCCAAAACCATGACTTTAATGGCCATTTTTGAAGCTGCTTGGCATAGCATACGACCCAATTGGCCTCCTCCTAACACGCCAACAATCGTTTCGGATAGTCCATGAACTGGGGAGCCATCATCATtcctacataaaaaaaaaaaatagtaacaAGCTCTTGGCCAAAGAAGTCGAATTTAGTCCTttataagttaaaaaataagaacacCATTTGGACACAAATAATACAGCAACTTGAAACTTCACTGAAAAGGATTCATTTTTGGTACACGAATATCAATTAAACTTTCTGTCAACCTAAGTTCCTTCTATTTTACagtgaaacaaagaaagataagaaaaaaggTGTGATATTAAATCATAGattgcaaaaaagaaaaagacctGAGAGAGGAGCTGGTCTGGTGAGAGTCAGGTGAGGCGCGGCAAGCGAGGACGGGATTGAGGAGCTTGAAAGAAGAAGTAGAAGAGTGGCGCAGGTGAAGCTTGCGGTGGTGGGGTTGGTCATCGTCGGCGGTCATGGAGAAAAAGCGGAGTGAGAGAGGTGTAGGCGGCGGTAAAAGAGACTGAGATGGTCTGAAAGCAAAGAATGAGGAGGATTCAGAGGAGCTCGAAAACACTGCGTTGGAGCTCTTTTGAAGCATctctttaacttttttctGGCACTTTCTCTGGACAATTGAAGAGatggaaaattgaagagagagaaagaatgagttttggctcCGGCGAGCCTTGTCACCAATCTTGGCggtgaaaaataattaaaatcctCCTTTAGTTGGTCAGGTTAAAATATACTAGACCTTTTACTGTTTAAAAGtgattagaaaaataaatatttttattttaaaaaatattatttattaactctcgattcaatttaaatattaataataactaaacttaaagattttatttatagtattataatCCCAtatcttaataaaattttacttttaattaattaatataattaaaataattaataaaaaatttaaataaaataagtattttataaaataaaaataaaaaatcttaatttaaatagaataaaaaaaataaatcttaaatcaactaaaattaataaaaactaaatttaataaaatataaatctagACACTCCGcgtaaatttcaatttcaaccTAATACTATCTTTAAAagactttatttttaaatttatatttgatgaaatattactcgtcaattaaatattattatcttattaataaataaattttaatgttaaaaatttttcaaaaataaattttgataattttaaatcaaatttttatttttacacaTGTAAA from Theobroma cacao cultivar B97-61/B2 chromosome 5, Criollo_cocoa_genome_V2, whole genome shotgun sequence carries:
- the LOC18600133 gene encoding phosphoribosylaminoimidazole carboxylase, chloroplastic: MLQKSSNAVFSSSSESSSFFAFRPSQSLLPPPTPLSLRFFSMTADDDQPHHRKLHLRHSSTSSFKLLNPVLACRASPDSHQTSSSLRNDDGSPVHGLSETIVGVLGGGQLGRMLCQAASKMAIKVMVLDPSENCPASALAYDHMVGSFDDSATVQEFAKRCGVLTVEIEHVDVATLERLEQQGVDCEPRASTIRIIQDKYLQKVHFSQHAIPLPEFMEIDDLEGAKRAGDLFGYPLMIKSKRLAYDGRGNAVAKSEEELPSAVSALGGFGRGLYVEKWAPFVKELAVIVARGRDNSILCYPVVETIHKENICHIVKAPADVPWKIRKLANDVAYKAISSLEGAGVFAVELFLTKDGQILLNEVAPRPHNSGHHTIESCYTSQFEQHLRAVVGLPLGDPSMKTPAAIMYNLLGEDEGEPGFKMAHQLIARALEIPGATVHWYDKPEMRKQRKMGHITLVGPSMGVVEARLNSMLKEEVSENQNEVSPRVGIIMGSDSDLPVMKDAARILDMFGVSCEVRIVSAHRTPELMFSYASSARERGIQVIIAGAGGAAHLPGMVAALTPLPVIGVPVRASTLDGIDSLLSIVQMPRGVPVATVAVNNATNAGLLAVRMLGVGDADLLARMSQYQEDTRDDVLTKAQRLQNNGWEAYLNH